A single genomic interval of Arachis duranensis cultivar V14167 chromosome 7, aradu.V14167.gnm2.J7QH, whole genome shotgun sequence harbors:
- the LOC107458520 gene encoding uncharacterized protein LOC107458520, translating into MIDADDKPSLGIVYEGMLRSENGIKEKFKHRKSAYQPYIEIINSRWDKHLKKNLHTAAYFLNPDCFFSENYRESPDVMRDLLDLVTLHCKVNNLDSVEEMKEIHLYRDRKESFDRPEAVPAAKKLQPDEWWRLFGSSAPCLQKMAVRILSQASASSGCERNWSLFYQIHTTRRNRLEHDRLSDIVYITYNLRLKSRKQKSQYDPIDIETIDKVDFWVTEEVVGKEPDLPSNIEDLLHVIDADLDQGGGGGSTSTFYAAPLAFSGPSSGNEGDEINDANLQQIMEDFDD; encoded by the exons ATGATAGATGCTGATGATAAACCATCATTGGGAATTGTTTATGAAGGTATGCTGAGGTCAGAAAATGGAATCAAAGAAAAGTTCAAGCATAGGAAGAGTGCATATCAACCTTACATAGAGATTATCAACTCAAGATGGGACaaacatttgaaaaaaaatcttcaTACAGCAGCCTATTTCTTGAATCCTGATTGCTTTTTTTCTGAAAATTATAGAGAATCACCTGATGTCATGCGAGATTTACTTGATCTTGTTACATTGCATTGCAAGGTTAATAATTTAGATTCAGTTGAGGAAATGAAAGAAATACACTTATATAGGGATCGAAAGGAAAGCTTTGATAGGCCTGAAGCTGTTCCAGCTGCAAAAAAACTTCAACCTG ATGAATGGTGGAGGTTGTTTGGTAGTTCTGCTCCATGTTTACAAAAAATGGCAGTTCGCATTCTTAGCCAAGCATCTGCTTCTTCAGGGTGTGAAAGGAATTGGAgtcttttttatcaaattcataCAACAAGAAGGAATAGATTGGAGCATGATAGGCTAAGTGATATTGTgtatattacatataatttgcgTCTTAAATCCAG aaagcaaaagtcGCAATATGATCCAATCGATATTGAAACTATTGATAAGGTTGATTTTTGGGTAACGGAAGAGGTTGTTGGAAAAGAGCCTGATCTTCCAAGTAATATTGAAGACTTGCTTC ATGTGATTGATGCTGATTTAGAtcaaggtggtggtggtggtagtacTAGTACATTTTATGCTGCACCACTTGCTTTTTCTGGTCCAAGTAGTGGAAATGAAGGTGATGAAATCAATGACGCAAATCTGCAGCAAATTATGGaggattttgatgattga